One segment of Nostoc flagelliforme CCNUN1 DNA contains the following:
- a CDS encoding tetratricopeptide repeat protein, whose protein sequence is MNSHLLNGHYRILKILNDSENGKNYLAEDVNLPGSQFIVKQLRPPSSNPENLTILRRLVATQAANLEKLGQKHDRIQKLIAYFEENEEFYIVQEFIPGNPLTNEIIQGQPLGEDQVISLLSEILEILVIVHSNGVIHRDIKPANIICRESDKKLVLVNFGVFNGAINNTVNDLEYMPIEQVNGNLKYNSDIYALGIVAIAALLGLSENEISNLRSQKNRLTDEIIWYNKNLKINRKLAIIINKMVRFDYRKGYQYATEVLDDLKKITNVDHNQQKHHHKQLLLVLTGVAGCIILGVGAWQLRLLKPLTDAQQTLYQEGVNKYDAGNYEGAVEDFNQAIELAPKNALAYNKRGDAYYRLGDYEQAQADSSQAISLNPQDANAYFDRGFAFSELGKYKEAIADYTQAIKLNSQDAYAYYGRGLARTQLKDNKGAIADFNKAIALKPQYTEAYLQRGILRRRLRKRLEAIQDFDRVIKINPSDAKAYYQRGLTQSINKQKYAALKDYTDAININPKYIEAYLNRGDIYSDLGDNLEATEDYNTILQIDPKFTAAYIHRGIHRFSFGDYKGAIEDYTEALKLDSNNLAAYNNRGNAYLELGNKKAANQDYSRAIAINGNNALAYYNRGVIRTKQKNKQGAIADFRKSAKLFQQQGEKDSYQDAQREIAILQNKSAPAKATRLKSGKREKN, encoded by the coding sequence ATGAATAGTCATTTACTAAATGGACATTATCGAATCCTAAAAATTCTCAATGATAGTGAAAACGGTAAAAACTATCTAGCTGAAGATGTTAATCTTCCTGGCAGCCAATTTATAGTAAAGCAGTTACGTCCTCCTAGTAGCAATCCTGAAAATTTAACAATATTACGCCGCTTGGTTGCGACTCAAGCAGCAAACTTAGAAAAACTAGGACAAAAACACGATAGAATTCAAAAGCTAATTGCTTATTTTGAAGAAAATGAAGAGTTCTATATAGTCCAAGAATTCATACCCGGCAATCCTTTAACTAACGAAATTATCCAGGGGCAACCTCTGGGGGAAGACCAAGTAATTAGTCTTTTATCAGAGATATTAGAAATTTTGGTGATTGTACATAGCAATGGCGTGATTCATCGGGATATTAAACCAGCGAATATTATTTGCCGTGAATCAGATAAAAAGTTAGTTTTGGTTAACTTTGGCGTTTTTAATGGAGCCATCAATAATACCGTTAACGATCTGGAATATATGCCGATAGAACAAGTTAACGGCAATCTCAAATACAACAGCGATATATATGCTTTAGGTATCGTTGCGATCGCAGCGCTTTTAGGTTTATCTGAAAACGAAATCTCTAATTTGCGAAGTCAGAAAAATCGCCTAACAGATGAAATCATTTGGTATAACAAAAACCTAAAAATTAACAGAAAATTAGCAATAATTATTAATAAGATGGTGCGTTTTGACTATCGTAAAGGCTATCAATATGCTACCGAAGTTTTAGACGACCTGAAAAAGATAACAAATGTTGATCACAATCAGCAAAAACACCATCATAAACAATTATTACTAGTTCTGACAGGGGTAGCTGGCTGTATCATACTTGGCGTTGGAGCATGGCAATTGAGGTTGCTAAAACCTCTAACAGATGCTCAACAGACATTATACCAAGAGGGAGTCAATAAATATGATGCAGGAAACTATGAAGGAGCAGTTGAAGATTTTAATCAGGCGATTGAATTAGCTCCAAAAAACGCTCTGGCATATAATAAGCGAGGCGATGCTTATTATCGATTAGGAGACTACGAGCAAGCACAAGCAGATTCTAGCCAAGCTATTTCGCTTAATCCTCAAGATGCTAATGCTTATTTTGACCGAGGATTTGCTTTTTCTGAATTAGGCAAGTACAAAGAAGCGATCGCAGACTATACCCAAGCGATTAAGTTAAATTCTCAAGATGCTTATGCTTATTATGGTCGGGGGTTAGCTCGTACTCAACTGAAGGATAATAAAGGAGCAATTGCAGATTTTAACAAAGCGATCGCTCTCAAGCCTCAGTATACCGAAGCCTACTTACAGCGAGGGATTCTTCGCCGTCGCCTCAGAAAAAGACTTGAAGCAATCCAAGATTTTGATAGAGTAATTAAGATTAATCCTAGCGATGCTAAAGCTTATTATCAAAGGGGTTTAACTCAATCGATTAATAAACAAAAATATGCAGCACTGAAAGATTATACAGACGCAATTAACATCAATCCTAAATACATCGAAGCCTATCTTAATCGTGGTGATATTTACAGCGATCTAGGAGATAATCTCGAAGCTACTGAAGATTACAACACTATTTTACAGATTGATCCTAAATTTACTGCGGCTTACATCCACAGAGGTATTCACCGCTTTTCTTTCGGAGATTATAAAGGTGCTATTGAAGATTACACCGAAGCGCTGAAACTAGATTCTAATAATTTAGCAGCTTATAACAACCGTGGTAACGCCTATCTCGAACTGGGAAATAAAAAAGCTGCAAATCAAGATTATTCACGAGCGATCGCAATTAATGGTAACAATGCCTTAGCCTACTATAATCGGGGCGTGATTCGCACCAAGCAGAAAAATAAACAGGGAGCGATCGCAGATTTCAGAAAATCTGCAAAACTATTCCAACAGCAAGGTGAAAAAGATAGTTATCAAGATGCCCAGAGGGAAATTGCAATTCTACAAAATAAGTCAGCACCAGCGAAAGCTACCCGCCTTAAATCTGGGAAAAGAGAAAAAAATTGA
- a CDS encoding aspartate kinase, with protein MALIVQKYGGTSVGSVERIQAVAQRVYKTVKAGNSLVVVVSAMGKTTDGLVKLANEISPNPNRREMDMLLSTGEQVTIALLSMALQELGQPAISMTGAQVGIVTEAEHSRARILHIETTRLTRHINTGKVVVVAGFQGTSSAGEMEITTLGRGGSDTSAVAIAAALQANFCEIYTDVPGILTTDPRLVAEAQLMDDITCDEMLELASLGAKVLHPRAVEIARNYGVPLVVRSSWTDAPGTWVTSAKPQGRSLINLEIARPVDAVEFDTDQAKVALLRVPDKPGVAARLFGEISRQKVDVDLIIQSVHEGNSNDIAFTVTAPILKRAEAVAAAIAPSLRSPSNPKSDEAEVIIEHNIAKVSIAGAGMIGRPGVAAKMFATLAEAGVNIQMISTSEVKVSCVVDATQCDRAVNALRSAFEIEAGEQGAGGAGGAGGDEGVGGDKLILLSPSSSSSPSSPSSPHHSPVRGVALDLNQARLAIRQLPDRPGMAAKLFGLLAQHNISVDMIIQSQRCRVIDGVPRRDIAFTVSRIDGESAKEMLTQVAAELGWGEVVLDSAIAKVSIVGAGMVGQPGVAAKMFEALAEHQINIQMIATSEIKISCVVAQEQGVKALQVIHAAFGLAGSEKFVVPA; from the coding sequence ATGGCGCTCATAGTTCAGAAATACGGTGGTACATCTGTCGGTTCAGTTGAACGTATTCAAGCTGTTGCACAACGCGTTTACAAAACCGTTAAAGCAGGAAACTCGCTTGTTGTAGTAGTTTCGGCAATGGGCAAAACCACCGATGGACTCGTCAAACTCGCTAATGAAATTTCTCCAAATCCTAACCGCCGGGAAATGGATATGCTACTTTCCACTGGAGAACAAGTCACCATTGCCTTACTTAGTATGGCTTTGCAGGAACTCGGACAACCAGCAATTTCGATGACTGGCGCTCAGGTAGGAATTGTTACCGAAGCCGAACACAGCCGCGCTCGGATTTTGCATATTGAAACTACTCGCCTAACTCGTCACATAAATACAGGTAAAGTAGTTGTAGTAGCAGGTTTTCAAGGCACATCCAGCGCCGGAGAAATGGAAATTACAACTTTGGGGCGTGGTGGTTCTGACACTTCGGCGGTGGCGATCGCAGCCGCATTACAAGCAAATTTTTGTGAAATTTATACAGACGTTCCAGGGATATTAACTACAGACCCCCGCTTAGTTGCCGAAGCCCAGTTGATGGATGACATCACCTGCGATGAAATGTTGGAATTAGCTAGCTTAGGCGCAAAAGTGCTGCATCCCCGCGCTGTGGAAATCGCTCGCAACTATGGTGTTCCCTTAGTAGTTAGGTCTAGCTGGACGGATGCTCCCGGTACTTGGGTAACATCAGCCAAACCGCAAGGGCGATCGCTAATCAATCTAGAAATTGCCCGTCCGGTGGATGCTGTAGAATTTGACACTGACCAAGCGAAGGTGGCTTTGTTGCGCGTACCCGATAAACCAGGCGTAGCAGCAAGGTTATTTGGCGAAATTTCTCGGCAAAAAGTAGACGTAGATTTGATTATTCAGTCAGTTCATGAAGGTAACAGTAATGACATAGCATTTACTGTCACCGCACCAATATTAAAACGAGCAGAAGCAGTAGCAGCAGCGATCGCGCCATCACTGAGGAGTCCATCTAACCCCAAATCTGACGAAGCCGAGGTAATCATAGAACATAACATTGCCAAAGTCAGTATCGCAGGCGCAGGAATGATTGGACGTCCTGGCGTAGCTGCAAAGATGTTCGCCACCTTGGCAGAAGCAGGCGTGAACATCCAGATGATTTCCACCAGCGAAGTGAAAGTAAGTTGTGTAGTCGATGCAACACAATGCGATCGCGCTGTCAACGCACTCCGCAGCGCCTTTGAGATAGAGGCAGGGGAGCAGGGAGCAGGGGGAGCAGGGGGAGCAGGGGGAGATGAGGGAGTAGGGGGAGACAAATTAATTCTTTTATCCCCCTCATCCTCCTCATCTCCCTCATCCCCCTCATCCCCCCATCACTCTCCCGTTCGTGGTGTCGCCCTCGATTTGAACCAAGCGCGTCTTGCTATTCGTCAATTACCAGATCGGCCGGGGATGGCGGCGAAGCTGTTTGGATTATTAGCGCAACATAATATTAGCGTTGATATGATTATCCAATCTCAGCGCTGTCGGGTGATTGATGGTGTTCCCAGACGAGATATTGCTTTTACAGTCTCGCGGATAGACGGGGAAAGTGCAAAAGAAATGCTTACCCAAGTAGCAGCAGAATTAGGATGGGGTGAAGTTGTTTTAGATAGTGCGATCGCTAAGGTGAGTATTGTAGGTGCAGGTATGGTGGGACAACCAGGTGTAGCCGCTAAAATGTTTGAAGCTCTAGCCGAACACCAAATTAATATTCAAATGATTGCCACCTCAGAAATAAAAATTAGCTGTGTCGTGGCACAAGAGCAAGGTGTTAAAGCTTTGCAAGTCATTCATGCTGCTTTTGGACTGGCTGGTAGTGAGAAATTTGTCGTACCAGCGTAA
- a CDS encoding Uma2 family endonuclease, whose product MIASPQQNYLTPEKYLQIEEENLVKHEYIDGYIYAMAGALDPHVTIAGNLFALLRNHVRGSGCRVYITDMKARIESLNRFYYPDVMVTCDQRDQETPAYKRFPCLIVEVLSNSTEAFDRGDKFADYQTLESLQEYILINTKRQRVECFRRNEQRLWVLQSYTAEDKSFRLNSVDFEETMAALYEDVVFE is encoded by the coding sequence ATGATCGCCTCGCCCCAACAAAACTACCTTACCCCTGAAAAGTACCTCCAAATAGAGGAAGAAAACCTTGTCAAACATGAATACATCGACGGCTATATCTACGCAATGGCTGGAGCGCTTGATCCACACGTTACTATCGCTGGGAACCTGTTCGCTCTCCTCCGTAATCATGTGCGCGGCTCTGGCTGTCGTGTTTATATCACTGATATGAAAGCCCGAATTGAATCTCTAAATCGCTTTTATTATCCCGATGTTATGGTTACTTGCGACCAACGAGATCAAGAAACGCCAGCTTATAAAAGATTTCCCTGTTTAATTGTCGAAGTTTTATCTAATTCTACTGAAGCCTTTGACCGGGGCGACAAATTTGCCGATTATCAAACCCTAGAAAGTCTGCAAGAGTATATTTTAATTAATACAAAACGTCAGCGAGTCGAGTGCTTTCGACGCAATGAGCAGAGACTTTGGGTTTTACAATCCTACACAGCAGAAGATAAATCATTTCGACTCAACAGCGTGGATTTTGAGGAAACAATGGCAGCACTTTACGAAGATGTAGTTTTTGAATAA
- a CDS encoding OmpP1/FadL family transporter, whose protein sequence is MHKLKQLRVKLSLTPILVALTVNSTASVAFAGGFALNEQSVKGLGNAFAGSAATADDASTIFFNPAGLTRLPDNSFFGASYVIFPTIIFQNQGSNVATGVPLSGGNGGEAGVDIIVPNLYAAWSVSDRLKLGIGINVPFGLSSKYDSNWVGRYQAVESKLTTININPTVAAKLSDNLSVGAGLNIQYAETTLSNAINFGLIGQSVGLPTQSQQADGFVKVSGSDWSVGYNLGVMYEPSKTTRVGLSYRSPITQDIRGNADFTVPASARALTARGQFTDTGANAVLNLPDTLSLAVYQELNPRLAIVGDVTWTNWSRFKELRVQFDNPVQADTVQPENWNDTYRFGVGANYAVSDRLTLRTGITYDPCPVSEEFNTPRLPGGDRTLLGFGASYRPSKSFNFDIGYTHVFVNDSDINQSSSTAGTLKGTFEGGVDIVGLQVSWQF, encoded by the coding sequence ATGCATAAATTGAAGCAATTGCGGGTGAAATTGTCCTTAACACCAATATTGGTAGCGCTGACAGTAAACAGTACAGCCAGCGTTGCATTTGCTGGAGGATTTGCCCTGAACGAACAGAGTGTCAAGGGTTTGGGAAATGCTTTTGCAGGAAGTGCAGCCACTGCTGATGATGCCAGCACAATTTTCTTTAACCCGGCTGGCTTGACTCGCTTACCAGATAATTCCTTTTTTGGAGCTTCTTATGTTATTTTCCCAACAATCATTTTTCAAAACCAGGGTTCTAACGTAGCAACAGGGGTTCCATTGTCAGGTGGTAATGGTGGAGAAGCAGGCGTTGATATTATTGTGCCAAACCTCTATGCTGCTTGGAGCGTTTCCGATCGCCTGAAACTGGGTATTGGTATTAACGTTCCTTTTGGGCTATCTAGTAAATACGATAGTAACTGGGTTGGGCGTTACCAAGCAGTCGAGTCTAAACTCACTACTATTAATATTAATCCCACTGTGGCAGCCAAGTTGAGTGATAACTTGTCTGTTGGTGCAGGTCTAAATATACAGTATGCCGAGACAACACTCTCCAATGCGATCAACTTTGGTTTAATTGGGCAAAGTGTAGGTTTACCTACCCAATCCCAACAAGCAGATGGTTTTGTCAAAGTCTCAGGCTCCGATTGGAGTGTAGGGTACAACTTGGGAGTGATGTACGAACCATCCAAAACTACCCGGGTTGGTTTGAGTTATCGATCGCCAATTACTCAAGACATTCGCGGGAATGCTGACTTTACAGTCCCTGCAAGCGCTAGAGCATTAACTGCTAGGGGACAATTTACAGACACAGGAGCCAACGCCGTCTTAAACTTGCCTGATACCTTATCACTTGCTGTATATCAAGAACTTAACCCTCGTTTGGCAATTGTCGGTGATGTAACTTGGACAAACTGGAGCCGCTTTAAAGAGTTGCGAGTTCAATTTGACAATCCAGTTCAAGCAGATACCGTACAGCCGGAGAATTGGAATGATACTTACCGTTTTGGAGTTGGGGCCAATTATGCTGTGAGCGATCGCTTAACACTGCGAACGGGTATCACTTACGATCCTTGCCCTGTTAGTGAAGAATTTAATACGCCGCGATTACCCGGTGGCGATCGCACCTTGCTTGGGTTCGGTGCTAGCTATCGGCCTTCCAAGTCATTCAATTTTGACATTGGTTATACCCACGTATTTGTAAACGATAGCGACATTAACCAGTCAAGTAGTACAGCAGGTACGCTCAAAGGTACTTTTGAAGGTGGCGTGGATATCGTTGGGTTACAAGTAAGCTGGCAATTTTAA
- a CDS encoding ABC transporter substrate-binding protein, whose amino-acid sequence MTVAAIFQKDPWCLIAHPNPAIKTLADLKGKPIYVSASANITYWPLLEAKYGFTEDQKRPYNFNPTPFLIDKNSAQQGYITSEPFAIEKQGSFQPVVFLLADYGYQPYATTIETKKELVEKNPELVQRFVDASIKGWYSYLENPQPGNQLIKKDNPEMTDEQLVYSIQKLKEYGIILSDAAEKQGIGAMSDARWKLLFDSMVDTKISKSNVNYKEAYTLEFVNKGVGYYKK is encoded by the coding sequence ATCACAGTCGCAGCAATTTTCCAAAAAGACCCTTGGTGCCTTATTGCACATCCCAACCCAGCAATTAAAACCCTTGCAGACCTCAAAGGCAAACCAATTTATGTCTCTGCTTCTGCTAATATTACCTATTGGCCTTTACTCGAAGCAAAGTATGGTTTTACCGAAGATCAAAAGCGTCCTTACAACTTTAATCCTACTCCTTTTTTGATTGACAAAAACTCAGCCCAGCAAGGTTATATTACATCTGAACCCTTTGCTATTGAGAAGCAGGGTAGTTTTCAGCCAGTAGTATTTTTATTAGCAGATTATGGTTATCAACCCTATGCAACCACTATTGAAACCAAGAAAGAACTAGTAGAAAAAAATCCCGAATTAGTGCAGCGATTTGTTGATGCCTCAATTAAAGGTTGGTATAGCTACCTAGAAAATCCCCAACCAGGGAATCAATTAATTAAAAAAGATAATCCAGAAATGACAGATGAGCAACTTGTCTATAGCATTCAAAAGCTAAAAGAATATGGAATTATCCTTTCTGATGCCGCAGAAAAACAAGGTATTGGGGCGATGAGTGATGCAAGGTGGAAATTACTCTTTGATAGCATGGTTGATACTAAGATTTCTAAATCCAACGTTAACTACAAGGAAGCATACACCTTGGAATTTGTGAATAAAGGGGTAGGCTATTACAAGAAGTAA
- a CDS encoding ABC transporter ATP-binding protein, with amino-acid sequence MSNRPIITLNEISKVYTNGTVALQDLNLAIPESQFVSLVGPSGCGKSTVLRLIAGLGRTSSGSIDWGITQQARKLAFVFQDAALMPWANVRENVRLPLKLARMSKKDSQKLVQQTLALVGLEGFEENYPRQLSGGMKMRVSIARALVTQPNVLLMDEPFGALDEITRSKLNGDLLDLWFQQRWTVVFVTHNIYEAVYLSNRVLVMGTSPGRIVADVEIDVPYPRNDDFRTSLLYNQYCREISQHLAQAMSFAPI; translated from the coding sequence ATGAGTAACCGTCCCATTATTACTCTAAATGAGATTAGCAAGGTCTATACCAATGGCACTGTTGCCCTGCAAGACCTAAATTTAGCAATTCCAGAGTCGCAATTTGTTAGTTTAGTTGGCCCCTCCGGGTGCGGTAAAAGTACAGTTCTGCGACTGATTGCCGGATTGGGACGCACGAGTTCTGGTAGTATTGACTGGGGTATAACTCAGCAAGCAAGAAAACTGGCTTTTGTTTTCCAGGATGCCGCACTCATGCCTTGGGCAAATGTCAGGGAGAATGTGCGCCTACCGCTAAAATTGGCGAGAATGTCTAAAAAAGATAGCCAAAAATTGGTACAGCAGACATTAGCGCTGGTAGGATTAGAAGGCTTTGAGGAAAACTATCCCCGCCAGTTATCAGGTGGGATGAAAATGCGGGTATCAATTGCTAGAGCATTAGTTACTCAGCCAAATGTCCTGTTGATGGATGAACCATTTGGCGCATTAGATGAAATTACTCGTAGCAAACTCAATGGTGATTTACTAGATTTGTGGTTTCAACAACGCTGGACGGTGGTTTTTGTTACCCACAATATTTACGAAGCAGTGTACTTATCAAATCGCGTGCTAGTTATGGGGACAAGTCCCGGAAGGATTGTAGCTGATGTAGAAATTGATGTTCCCTACCCCCGTAACGATGACTTTCGCACATCATTGCTATATAACCAATATTGCCGTGAAATTTCTCAGCATCTAGCTCAAGCTATGAGCTTTGCGCCAATTTAA
- a CDS encoding ABC transporter permease, which translates to MLFIRRTQSQKTSSKFLSAEVLAPMGIGIIALLLWDIFVRITHLPPYILPGPLLVFTTLITDWNELFASLLITLQITVVAFIAAAISGLLMAILFTQSKWIERSLFPYAVILQTTPIVAIAPLIILWLKNNTFAALVVCAWIVAFFPIVSNTTLGLNSVDRNLLNLFQLYKASRWQTLLYLRLPSAMPYFLGGLKISGGLALIGAVVAEFVAGTGGAKSGIAYRILISSYNLQIPRMFAALFLTTGLGVLIFVSLSALSDFILSKWHESAVKHEN; encoded by the coding sequence ATGCTATTCATCCGTCGTACCCAATCACAAAAGACATCAAGCAAGTTTCTTTCTGCTGAGGTTTTGGCACCGATGGGAATTGGCATTATAGCATTATTGTTATGGGATATATTTGTGCGGATAACACATCTACCTCCTTATATCCTCCCTGGCCCTTTATTAGTATTTACAACCTTAATTACTGACTGGAACGAGCTTTTTGCATCACTATTAATTACACTGCAAATAACAGTTGTTGCTTTTATTGCTGCGGCTATTTCTGGTTTACTAATGGCGATTTTGTTCACCCAAAGCAAATGGATTGAACGCAGTTTATTTCCTTATGCAGTAATTTTACAAACAACTCCCATAGTTGCGATCGCACCCTTAATCATTCTTTGGTTAAAAAATAACACTTTCGCTGCCTTAGTAGTTTGTGCCTGGATTGTCGCCTTTTTCCCCATCGTATCCAACACTACACTAGGACTCAACAGCGTTGACCGAAACTTGCTCAACCTATTTCAACTTTACAAAGCTTCTCGCTGGCAAACTCTGCTATATCTCCGTTTACCCAGCGCCATGCCCTATTTCTTAGGTGGTTTAAAAATTAGTGGTGGTTTAGCATTAATTGGCGCAGTGGTTGCCGAATTTGTCGCTGGTACTGGTGGGGCAAAATCTGGCATTGCTTACCGGATTTTAATTTCCAGCTACAACTTACAAATTCCTCGGATGTTTGCAGCATTATTTCTCACAACTGGGTTGGGTGTATTAATTTTTGTCAGCTTGAGTGCCCTATCTGACTTTATATTAAGTAAGTGGCATGAAAGTGCTGTGAAACATGAGAATTAA
- a CDS encoding FAD-binding oxidoreductase, protein MTTLDALINSLEGIEIITDSAQVAKLSQDYHSFSPVLVPKLEGKVGDIVARPANEAEVLKVAAACAKHRVPVTVRGAGTGNYGQCVPLHGGVILDMTRMQEILWVKPGVARVEAGVKLAAIDKKAREIGWEIRMAPSTYRTATIGGFIAGGSGGIGSIQYGLLGDRGNILALRVVTVEDEPRAIELRGDDVQKVNHAWGINGIITEVEIPLGPAYPWAEVIITFDDFMTAAKFGQALGNADGMIKKLISVFASPIPQYFHALQEYIPEGTHPVFLIVAESSLEFLPGLVQQYGGKITYEKPAEEAAKGIHLAEFCWNHTTLHARSVDTGVTYLQSMFPRDRSLQLVQHMYHHFGDEVMMHLEFFRVNGAVVPGALQLVRYTTEERLNEIIRYHEEQGVSIANPHTYIIEDGGRKVIDPEQLKFKEIVDPYRLMNPGKSKVIQLQIQN, encoded by the coding sequence ATGACAACATTGGATGCCCTAATTAATTCTCTAGAAGGTATAGAAATCATCACCGACTCCGCCCAAGTCGCCAAATTATCCCAGGATTATCACAGCTTTAGCCCGGTACTTGTGCCGAAACTAGAGGGCAAAGTCGGGGATATCGTAGCGCGTCCCGCCAATGAAGCAGAGGTTTTAAAAGTTGCCGCCGCCTGTGCGAAACACCGTGTACCCGTGACAGTGCGAGGTGCGGGAACTGGAAATTATGGGCAATGCGTACCGTTGCATGGTGGCGTAATTTTAGATATGACGCGGATGCAAGAGATTCTTTGGGTAAAGCCAGGAGTGGCACGGGTAGAAGCTGGGGTGAAGTTGGCGGCTATAGATAAAAAAGCCAGAGAAATTGGCTGGGAAATCCGTATGGCTCCCTCGACTTACCGCACAGCCACAATTGGCGGATTTATTGCTGGGGGTAGTGGGGGCATTGGTTCGATACAATATGGGTTATTAGGCGATCGCGGTAATATTCTAGCACTGCGAGTGGTAACTGTAGAAGATGAACCCCGTGCGATCGAATTACGCGGCGACGATGTGCAAAAGGTGAATCATGCTTGGGGAATTAACGGCATCATCACCGAAGTAGAAATCCCATTGGGGCCAGCTTATCCGTGGGCAGAAGTGATTATCACCTTTGACGATTTTATGACAGCAGCAAAGTTTGGTCAAGCTCTTGGTAATGCTGATGGGATGATTAAGAAGTTGATTTCTGTTTTTGCATCTCCAATTCCTCAATACTTTCATGCCCTACAAGAGTATATTCCTGAAGGGACTCATCCAGTATTTCTGATAGTTGCTGAATCGAGTTTGGAATTCTTACCAGGTTTGGTGCAGCAATATGGCGGCAAAATTACTTATGAAAAACCAGCCGAGGAAGCAGCCAAAGGTATACATTTAGCAGAATTTTGCTGGAACCACACTACCTTACACGCCCGGAGTGTAGATACTGGTGTTACCTATTTACAAAGTATGTTTCCTCGTGACCGCAGTTTGCAACTAGTACAGCACATGTATCATCACTTCGGCGATGAGGTAATGATGCATTTGGAATTCTTTCGCGTGAACGGTGCGGTAGTTCCTGGTGCTTTGCAACTTGTGCGCTACACCACCGAAGAACGCCTCAACGAGATTATCCGCTATCACGAAGAACAGGGTGTCAGTATTGCCAATCCCCACACGTATATTATTGAAGACGGCGGCAGAAAAGTTATTGACCCTGAGCAGTTAAAATTTAAGGAAATAGTTGATCCATATCGGTTGATGAATCCCGGTAAAAGCAAGGTTATTCAATTGCAAATTCAAAATTAG